From Pusillibacter faecalis, one genomic window encodes:
- a CDS encoding DUF368 domain-containing protein has translation MRSPRNQNMILRWLRDFLCGVLIGAGAILPGVSGGVLAVVFDIYRPFMEVLTRPRTAVPKYWKMFVPIVLGWCAGFLGFAKGISAAFCLSSTVTTWLFIGLIVGTLPSLFREAGREGRSASSWISLLLCAALMFGGLFYVSHVAEVSVTPNFWWYNFCGVLWGMSVVIPGMTSSSVMMALGLYQPMLDGLANLDLLVLSASLPGMGLAIILLARLMSWFFRTHYSVAFHGILGIVLASTLVIIPMEYKGGEVLTSILCCGGGFLLAYLLAKLDRRIQT, from the coding sequence ATGAGGTCTCCGCGGAATCAAAACATGATCCTGCGCTGGCTGCGGGATTTTCTGTGCGGTGTGTTGATCGGGGCCGGCGCGATTTTGCCCGGTGTGTCCGGCGGTGTGTTGGCGGTGGTTTTTGACATCTATCGCCCGTTTATGGAGGTGCTGACCCGTCCAAGAACCGCCGTTCCAAAGTACTGGAAGATGTTTGTCCCGATTGTACTGGGTTGGTGCGCGGGTTTTTTAGGGTTTGCCAAGGGAATTTCAGCAGCCTTCTGCCTCTCCAGTACTGTAACCACCTGGCTTTTCATCGGCTTGATTGTGGGGACCCTGCCCTCTCTCTTTCGCGAGGCGGGCAGGGAGGGGCGCTCCGCCTCCTCCTGGATCAGCCTGCTTCTTTGCGCCGCCCTGATGTTCGGGGGGCTTTTCTATGTGAGCCATGTGGCGGAGGTGTCTGTGACGCCGAATTTTTGGTGGTATAATTTTTGCGGCGTCCTGTGGGGAATGAGCGTGGTGATTCCTGGAATGACTTCCTCCTCTGTAATGATGGCGCTGGGATTATATCAGCCCATGTTGGACGGGCTGGCCAATCTGGATCTACTGGTGCTCTCCGCCAGTCTTCCAGGAATGGGGCTGGCGATTATTTTGCTGGCGCGGCTGATGAGCTGGTTCTTCCGGACACACTATTCCGTGGCGTTTCACGGCATTTTGGGAATTGTGCTGGCCTCCACCCTGGTGATTATTCCCATGGAATATAAGGGAGGCGAAGTTCTCACATCTATCCTGTGCTGCGGGGGCGGCTTTTTACTGGCCTATCTGCTGGCCAAGCTGGACCGGAGAATTCAAACCTGA
- the recQ gene encoding DNA helicase RecQ yields the protein MTKEEALKTYFGYDAFRGGQEPVIDALLSGRDAMGIMPTGAGKSVCYQIPALLLPGITLVISPLVSLMRDQVTQLVQMGVPAAYLNSTLTFKQYLLALERARAGRYKIIYVAPERLETEGFQSFAQAADISLVAVDEAHCISQWGQDFRPSYLNIPAFVEGLLRRPPVGAFTATATPEVQEDIARLLSLRNPLRITTGFNRENLYFEVRQPSDKRAALLELVRSRPGKCGIVYCSTRKAVEEVCALLRERGVSATRYHAGLEPEERQRNQEDFLYDRALVMVSTNAFGMGIDKSDVRYVIHYNMPKDLESYYQEAGRAGRDGLPSSCILLFSGQDVRTGEFLITHGEPREELDAKTAELLRERDLQRLRRMTAYCRTQRCLRQYLLQYFGEFASDYCGACYNCLHNFEEVDVSREAQIIVRCVAELGQHFGVGVVAETLCGADTEKIRKFHMEREPSYGLLKDLTQVQVRERIRFLLDTGTLQLSSGPYPVVLLGKPLSADTPLLMRVAREESSFAKRRPPEELDDRQSELFSRLRVLRASVARRQGVPAYVVFSDKTLRELAVAWPQTIEEFRAVSGVGDAKAARYGKAFLAEIDRFSR from the coding sequence ATGACCAAAGAGGAAGCCCTGAAAACCTATTTTGGCTACGACGCCTTTCGCGGCGGACAGGAGCCGGTGATCGACGCGCTACTGTCCGGACGGGATGCCATGGGCATCATGCCCACCGGAGCCGGGAAATCCGTATGCTACCAAATCCCGGCCCTGCTGCTGCCGGGAATCACGCTGGTGATCTCGCCGCTGGTGTCCCTCATGCGGGATCAGGTGACACAGCTGGTTCAAATGGGTGTACCAGCGGCATATCTCAACAGCACGCTAACCTTCAAACAGTATCTGCTGGCCCTGGAGCGGGCCAGAGCGGGGCGGTACAAGATCATTTATGTCGCCCCGGAGCGGCTGGAGACGGAGGGCTTCCAGTCCTTTGCCCAGGCCGCGGACATCTCCCTGGTGGCGGTAGACGAGGCCCACTGCATCTCCCAGTGGGGCCAGGACTTCCGCCCTTCCTACCTGAACATTCCCGCCTTTGTGGAGGGGTTACTGCGGCGTCCGCCTGTGGGCGCCTTCACGGCCACTGCCACGCCGGAGGTTCAAGAGGACATCGCCCGCCTGCTCTCCCTCCGGAATCCGCTGCGAATCACCACCGGCTTCAACCGGGAAAACCTGTATTTCGAAGTTCGCCAGCCATCGGACAAGCGCGCCGCCCTGCTGGAGCTGGTCCGGAGCCGTCCAGGGAAATGCGGCATCGTCTACTGCTCCACCCGAAAGGCCGTGGAGGAGGTCTGTGCCCTGCTCCGAGAGCGGGGCGTCTCCGCCACCCGGTACCACGCGGGGCTGGAACCGGAAGAGCGCCAGAGGAATCAGGAGGACTTTCTCTATGACCGCGCGCTGGTCATGGTGTCCACCAATGCCTTTGGTATGGGCATTGACAAGTCCGATGTCCGGTATGTGATCCACTACAACATGCCAAAAGATTTGGAGAGCTACTATCAGGAGGCAGGTCGTGCCGGCCGGGACGGCCTGCCCTCCAGCTGCATTCTGCTCTTCAGCGGCCAAGATGTGCGGACGGGCGAGTTTCTCATCACCCATGGCGAACCCCGTGAGGAGCTGGACGCCAAGACCGCGGAGCTGCTACGGGAGCGGGATTTGCAGCGGCTGCGGCGGATGACGGCCTACTGCCGCACCCAGCGGTGCCTGCGGCAGTATCTTTTGCAGTATTTCGGGGAATTCGCATCGGACTACTGCGGCGCGTGCTACAACTGTCTGCACAACTTCGAGGAGGTGGACGTCAGCCGGGAGGCGCAGATCATCGTGCGCTGCGTGGCCGAACTGGGCCAGCACTTCGGTGTCGGCGTCGTGGCAGAAACGCTTTGCGGCGCGGACACGGAAAAAATCCGCAAGTTCCACATGGAGCGGGAGCCCTCCTACGGCCTTTTGAAGGACCTCACCCAGGTTCAGGTGCGGGAGCGCATCCGCTTCTTGTTGGACACGGGGACTTTGCAGCTCTCCTCCGGACCCTATCCGGTGGTGCTCCTCGGGAAGCCGCTCAGTGCGGATACCCCTCTGCTCATGCGGGTCGCTCGAGAGGAATCCTCTTTCGCCAAGCGCAGACCCCCTGAAGAGCTGGATGATCGGCAGTCGGAGCTCTTCAGCCGCCTGCGGGTGCTGCGCGCCTCCGTCGCCCGCCGTCAGGGCGTGCCCGCCTATGTGGTGTTTTCTGACAAGACCCTGCGGGAGCTTGCGGTGGCCTGGCCTCAGACCATAGAGGAATTCCGTGCCGTAAGCGGCGTAGGTGACGCCAAAGCCGCCCGTTATGGCAAAGCCTTTCTGGCGGAGATCGACCGCTTCAGCCGCTAG
- a CDS encoding DUF4179 domain-containing protein, translated as MVNEQLDLRLRNMAREERLPVPQIYEDRINRICGEIRSGTLPRSAQRRHRPRKVLLLAAAAAVLLSVSALAASGALSGILGYLHQRSGGLTLDQETVIQQDTALPGRCVADNGVTVTLEEAYGDGNHFFFYLIMDLPEYVNPETMTFDTLDVEMDADGWEDFAGSSTSLHWLEEESQLGGPERFLLRIERDTYAPLSLPAEGTVPCTLRLENLVDSTSYGPNGAEILVPGNWSMAFALPCDGRSITMDLEGYTLVGNAALSGELPQTGELLTFTLRPLGARLWYVTEPVTGGLDLPFPTVILEDGSEVSLIPEGGAHIYDPSHLHAGENYLSYGAEAPILLDQVVSVRFGDLVIPWEPQEA; from the coding sequence ATGGTGAATGAGCAGTTGGATTTGCGTTTGCGGAATATGGCTCGTGAAGAACGCTTGCCGGTTCCACAGATTTATGAGGATCGGATCAATCGGATCTGCGGGGAAATCCGCTCTGGAACCCTGCCCCGTTCTGCTCAGCGGCGGCACAGGCCCCGCAAGGTGCTCTTGCTGGCGGCTGCAGCAGCAGTGCTGCTGTCCGTGTCCGCGCTGGCTGCATCGGGGGCCCTGTCCGGAATCCTGGGCTACCTCCACCAGCGCAGTGGTGGACTGACGCTGGATCAGGAGACGGTCATCCAGCAGGACACGGCCCTGCCAGGCAGGTGCGTTGCTGACAACGGGGTGACGGTGACTCTAGAGGAGGCCTACGGCGATGGGAATCACTTTTTCTTCTATCTGATCATGGACCTGCCAGAATACGTAAACCCGGAGACCATGACTTTTGACACCCTGGACGTGGAAATGGACGCGGACGGCTGGGAGGATTTTGCAGGCAGCTCCACTTCCCTCCATTGGCTGGAGGAGGAATCTCAGCTGGGGGGACCAGAGCGGTTTCTCCTGCGGATCGAGCGGGACACCTATGCTCCCCTGTCCCTCCCAGCAGAGGGCACCGTGCCCTGTACCCTGCGCCTGGAAAACTTGGTGGACTCAACCTCCTACGGCCCTAACGGGGCGGAAATCCTAGTCCCCGGAAACTGGTCTATGGCCTTTGCCCTGCCCTGTGACGGCCGCAGTATCACCATGGACCTGGAGGGTTATACGCTAGTGGGCAACGCCGCCCTCAGCGGTGAATTACCCCAAACCGGAGAGCTTCTGACCTTCACCCTGCGCCCCCTGGGGGCCAGGCTCTGGTACGTCACGGAACCCGTCACTGGGGGGCTGGACCTCCCCTTCCCAACAGTGATCCTGGAAGACGGCAGCGAGGTTTCCCTGATACCGGAGGGCGGTGCCCACATCTATGACCCCTCTCATCTTCACGCTGGAGAAAACTACCTTTCCTACGGCGCAGAAGCCCCGATCCTGCTAGATCAAGTGGTCTCTGTCCGGTTCGGAGACCTAGTGATCCCCTGGGAACCTCAGGAGGCGTAA
- a CDS encoding RNA polymerase sigma factor — protein sequence MEIQERDRTWFCEEIQRCRTSLYRLALSITANPEDAAEAAAEAVCRAYEKFPQLRDRKKFQPWILKITRNEAYALCRHRSRMVPLEHLMEDAAVPGPNLDDTLWRAVERLPQEQREAVVLFYYEDLPTEAISRVTGVSPGAVRTRLSRAREKLRRMLEVNHGE from the coding sequence ATGGAGATTCAGGAGCGGGACCGTACCTGGTTCTGCGAGGAGATTCAGCGATGCAGGACCAGTCTGTACCGGCTGGCACTCAGCATCACAGCAAACCCGGAGGACGCCGCCGAGGCAGCGGCGGAGGCAGTGTGCCGGGCCTATGAAAAGTTCCCCCAGCTGCGGGACCGGAAAAAATTTCAGCCGTGGATTCTCAAGATCACCCGGAATGAGGCCTATGCTCTCTGCCGTCACCGGAGCCGGATGGTGCCCCTGGAACATCTGATGGAGGATGCCGCCGTGCCGGGCCCGAACCTGGACGACACACTATGGCGGGCGGTAGAGCGGCTGCCTCAGGAGCAGCGGGAGGCGGTGGTACTGTTCTACTACGAGGACCTTCCCACCGAGGCGATCAGCCGGGTCACAGGAGTCTCGCCGGGGGCGGTGCGGACTCGGCTGAGCCGGGCCCGGGAGAAGCTTCGGAGGATGCTGGAGGTGAATCATGGTGAATGA
- a CDS encoding penicillin-binding transpeptidase domain-containing protein has translation MKKIERRAVVCVFLALILAAGLGVFLVRYCLDGGSWASSAFNRHLYNTNGVLSSGTVLDQDGDVLSTMENGQRTYYDNATVRKATLHAVGDLQGNIGTGALNAFADRLTGYSLLNGAFGAKQGSDLYLTIDARYNYEAYQALGGKSGTVAVYNYKTGEILCMVSAPSYDPLNVPTDLETNDRYRGAYLNRFLSSTFTPGSVFKTITLSAAIEEIPDLFARTWTCEGSVEVGGETIVCSGTHGEQHIGDAFANSCNVVFALIAQELGGDTLEAYTEKAGLTDSYSVNGLPTARGTFQWTGITDGELGWSGVGQGQDLVNPCALMVYMGAIANGGKAAEPYLIEKTVSPLGLPSLPHITRKTGRLVSDSTARTLADMMSENVEKTYGTSRFPNMELCAKSGTAEVGEGQTPHAWFAGFLRDEDTPYAFVVMVENGGGGNSVAGTVAGKVLDVIVNGY, from the coding sequence ATGAAGAAGATTGAACGCCGTGCGGTGGTGTGCGTCTTTCTGGCGCTGATCCTTGCCGCTGGGCTTGGTGTATTTCTGGTGAGATACTGTCTGGACGGCGGCAGCTGGGCCTCCTCCGCCTTTAACCGGCACCTCTACAACACTAACGGCGTCCTCTCCTCCGGTACTGTGTTAGACCAGGACGGTGATGTGCTCTCCACGATGGAAAACGGCCAGCGCACCTATTATGACAATGCTACCGTTCGCAAGGCCACCCTCCATGCAGTGGGCGATCTGCAGGGCAATATCGGTACAGGTGCTCTGAACGCCTTTGCCGACCGTTTGACAGGCTACAGCCTGCTCAACGGAGCATTTGGTGCCAAACAGGGCAGCGACCTGTATCTGACCATCGACGCCCGGTACAATTATGAGGCCTACCAAGCACTGGGCGGCAAGTCCGGCACAGTGGCGGTATACAACTACAAAACCGGAGAAATTCTCTGCATGGTATCTGCTCCCAGCTATGACCCATTGAACGTTCCCACGGACCTGGAGACCAATGACCGCTACCGGGGTGCCTATCTGAATCGCTTTCTCTCCTCGACTTTCACACCGGGCTCGGTTTTCAAGACCATCACGCTCTCGGCGGCCATTGAGGAGATTCCCGACCTCTTTGCCCGTACCTGGACCTGCGAGGGCAGTGTGGAGGTTGGCGGGGAGACCATCGTCTGCTCCGGCACCCACGGCGAGCAGCACATTGGAGACGCCTTTGCCAACTCTTGTAATGTGGTCTTTGCCCTGATTGCCCAGGAGCTTGGTGGAGACACCCTGGAGGCATATACGGAAAAGGCGGGCCTGACCGACAGCTACTCCGTTAATGGCCTGCCCACCGCGAGGGGAACATTCCAATGGACCGGCATCACGGACGGTGAGCTTGGTTGGTCCGGCGTCGGCCAGGGGCAGGACCTGGTGAACCCCTGCGCCCTGATGGTCTACATGGGTGCCATTGCAAATGGCGGCAAGGCGGCAGAACCCTATCTCATTGAAAAGACGGTATCTCCCCTAGGGCTTCCATCCCTGCCGCATATCACCCGAAAAACCGGAAGGCTAGTCTCCGACTCCACAGCCCGGACACTGGCAGACATGATGTCCGAAAATGTGGAGAAAACCTATGGCACTAGCCGCTTCCCCAACATGGAGTTATGCGCCAAGTCCGGCACCGCCGAGGTAGGCGAGGGACAGACACCTCACGCCTGGTTCGCCGGATTTCTGCGAGATGAGGATACTCCCTATGCCTTTGTGGTAATGGTGGAAAATGGCGGCGGCGGAAACTCCGTGGCCGGCACCGTGGCGGGCAAGGTCCTGGATGTTATTGTCAATGGGTATTGA
- a CDS encoding FtsW/RodA/SpoVE family cell cycle protein — protein sequence MSRAVRSLLSMPHTPEIWGQLSLPNGAAIPLTHWENIIGRGQTADIQLNYPSVSRQHAAICRGEDDQWVLYDLGSKGGTQVNGETVTGARPVKLGDTISLGGVPLIFLPQTVAEREEIENQRRAERPAAMWPSFLWLTVFQVLACVQLIVAAGESASVSIPLAFLGLTAVMWLYAAILRATRCVGFEMETIAFFLCTLCLAVTASSAPQSLLKQFVAILLGVILFLVLGIFLRDLSRVQKNRWLMAAGAIGLLAFTLVFGHSKYGAVNWISIGGMSFQPSEIAKICYIFAGSATLERLFHKRNLTLFIVLTGACIALLGIMSDFGTAAIFFVTFLVIAYMRSGDFATLSLICGGAVFGAGIIMTFKPYILSRFATWGHAWEAASTTGYQQTRTMSAAASGGLFGMGGGNGWLHNVAAADTDLVFGMLCEEWGLLIAILAVGAIITLAVFAVRACRVGRSSFYIIAACAAGSLLVFQTCLNVFGSVDLLPLTGVTLPFISNGGSAMMSAWGLLAYLKATDTRENASFAIRRSHQKRLTQDARRRVEPIGNPFAEQEAEHEED from the coding sequence TTGTCCCGAGCTGTCCGTTCCCTGCTGTCCATGCCCCATACGCCGGAGATTTGGGGGCAGCTGAGCCTGCCCAACGGAGCCGCGATTCCCCTCACCCATTGGGAGAATATCATCGGCCGGGGACAGACTGCAGATATACAGCTCAATTATCCCAGCGTTTCCCGTCAGCACGCCGCTATCTGCCGTGGCGAGGACGATCAGTGGGTGCTCTATGATCTGGGCTCCAAGGGCGGCACACAGGTCAATGGCGAAACTGTGACAGGAGCCCGCCCCGTCAAGCTGGGAGATACGATTTCTCTGGGCGGCGTTCCGCTGATTTTTCTGCCCCAGACCGTTGCGGAGCGGGAGGAAATTGAAAATCAGCGTCGGGCGGAACGGCCTGCTGCCATGTGGCCCTCCTTCCTATGGCTGACGGTCTTTCAGGTTCTGGCGTGTGTGCAGTTGATTGTGGCGGCAGGTGAGAGCGCGTCTGTCTCCATTCCCCTCGCCTTCCTGGGGCTGACGGCCGTCATGTGGCTGTATGCCGCTATTTTGCGGGCCACTCGGTGCGTGGGCTTTGAGATGGAAACCATCGCATTCTTTCTCTGTACGCTGTGCCTGGCAGTGACGGCTTCCAGCGCTCCGCAGAGCCTCCTGAAGCAGTTCGTGGCTATTTTGCTGGGAGTCATCTTGTTTCTGGTGCTCGGAATCTTTCTGCGAGACCTCTCCCGAGTTCAGAAAAACCGCTGGCTCATGGCAGCCGGTGCGATTGGCCTGCTGGCCTTCACGCTGGTATTCGGTCATTCCAAATATGGAGCGGTCAACTGGATTTCTATTGGCGGCATGTCTTTTCAGCCCTCGGAGATCGCTAAAATCTGTTATATCTTCGCTGGCTCTGCCACGCTGGAACGGCTCTTCCACAAGCGGAACCTGACCCTCTTTATTGTGCTGACCGGCGCCTGCATCGCGCTTCTTGGTATCATGAGCGATTTCGGTACGGCAGCCATCTTCTTCGTCACCTTCCTGGTCATTGCCTACATGCGCTCGGGGGATTTTGCCACCCTCTCCTTGATCTGCGGCGGCGCAGTATTCGGTGCCGGGATCATTATGACCTTCAAGCCCTATATTCTCAGCCGCTTTGCCACCTGGGGCCACGCCTGGGAGGCCGCCTCCACCACCGGCTATCAGCAGACCCGCACCATGTCCGCGGCTGCCTCTGGGGGGCTCTTCGGCATGGGAGGCGGCAACGGCTGGCTCCACAACGTAGCGGCGGCGGACACGGATCTGGTGTTTGGGATGCTGTGTGAGGAGTGGGGGCTGCTGATTGCCATTCTCGCGGTGGGGGCTATCATCACGCTGGCAGTATTTGCTGTACGGGCCTGCCGGGTGGGGCGCTCCAGCTTCTATATTATTGCCGCCTGCGCAGCTGGGTCTCTGCTGGTTTTTCAGACCTGCCTGAATGTATTTGGCTCTGTAGACCTATTGCCGCTCACCGGTGTCACCCTCCCTTTTATCTCCAACGGCGGCTCTGCCATGATGTCCGCTTGGGGACTGCTGGCCTATCTAAAGGCCACCGACACCCGGGAAAACGCCAGCTTTGCCATTCGGCGAAGCCATCAAAAACGGCTGACCCAGGATGCCCGCCGCCGGGTGGAGCCCATTGGAAACCCCTTTGCGGAACAGGAGGCAGAGCATGAAGAAGATTGA
- a CDS encoding 4Fe-4S cluster-binding domain-containing protein, producing the protein MKHPYKTREGGATVTIFVPYDCKNHCPFCINKEEYADMTGFSVEKICDSIRRMDAITPRCDFVFTGGEPFADLESLQVMLDEIPTTHKIYINTTLPVSEYQSEEDILTFLEKNKEKITCVNVSRHMQHYVVESNDDLLARLPVPFRVNCVLYKNYPVKDLVPYLERFHKIPGASIQFRFDYTATTPENLYEEEHDKILHDLKEVARYTGLDGCRMRCGFHFDYKGMELTYHKTLPYSTIVETDPKDGVTYDILYDILIKQNGDIHSDWTGVLMDVDAYEKVVFEPYDLKWLERIA; encoded by the coding sequence ATGAAACATCCTTATAAGACGCGCGAGGGCGGCGCGACTGTAACCATTTTTGTTCCCTATGACTGTAAGAACCACTGCCCCTTCTGCATCAATAAGGAGGAGTATGCGGATATGACGGGCTTCTCAGTGGAGAAAATCTGCGATAGCATCCGCCGGATGGATGCCATCACGCCCCGCTGCGACTTTGTCTTTACCGGCGGCGAGCCATTTGCAGACCTGGAGTCCCTGCAGGTCATGCTGGACGAGATTCCGACCACCCATAAAATTTATATCAATACCACTCTGCCGGTGTCCGAATACCAGTCGGAAGAGGACATCCTGACTTTTTTGGAGAAAAACAAAGAGAAGATTACCTGTGTCAATGTATCCCGCCATATGCAGCACTATGTGGTGGAGTCTAATGACGATCTGCTTGCCCGCTTGCCGGTCCCCTTCCGGGTAAACTGTGTACTGTACAAGAACTATCCTGTCAAGGACCTGGTTCCCTATCTGGAGCGGTTCCACAAGATTCCGGGGGCCTCTATTCAGTTCCGCTTTGATTATACCGCCACCACGCCGGAGAATTTGTATGAAGAAGAACACGATAAAATCCTCCATGACCTCAAAGAAGTAGCCAGATATACAGGGCTGGACGGCTGTCGGATGCGCTGTGGCTTCCACTTTGACTACAAGGGCATGGAATTGACGTATCATAAGACGCTGCCCTATTCCACCATTGTGGAGACAGACCCAAAGGACGGCGTGACCTATGATATTTTGTATGACATCCTCATTAAGCAAAACGGAGATATCCATTCGGATTGGACCGGGGTATTGATGGATGTGGACGCCTATGAAAAGGTAGTCTTTGAGCCCTATGATTTAAAGTGGCTGGAGCGAATCGCGTAA
- a CDS encoding MATE family efflux transporter — MAFRRDRAYEIDMCQGAILPKMLQFALPLMCSSILQLLFNAADVIVVGRFAGDNSLAAVGSNTSLINLLVNLFIGLSVGANILAARCYGADDQDGMRQTVHTAMLLSLVSGLALAVVGVVGAGTILGWMQSPEKVRGLATIYLRIYFLGMPATMLYNFGAALLRAIGDTRRPLYYLFTAGVVNVVLNLFFVIVCKLDVAGVAIATVISQVISALLVVRCLMREQGGVHLELRQLHIWSARLKQILQVGLPAGFQGVLFALSNVVIQSSVNSFQETVVAGNAASANIESFVYAAMNAFYQANISFSSQNYGAGQYDRLRPILLRAQGCVIVTGLVLGGLATLFGHQLLGIYSDSAAVIDVGMERLAIVCSTYALCGMMDVMVGSLRGLGYSIMPMIVSLLGACALRLIWIATIFQVPRFHTPAMIYWSYPFSWVVTLLAHICCYIWAMRRLRRHLEENKRLYTL, encoded by the coding sequence ATGGCATTCCGGCGTGATAGAGCCTATGAGATTGACATGTGTCAGGGGGCGATTCTGCCAAAAATGCTGCAATTTGCCCTGCCGCTGATGTGCTCCAGCATTTTACAGCTGCTGTTTAACGCGGCAGACGTGATTGTGGTGGGGCGGTTCGCAGGGGATAACTCGTTGGCGGCAGTGGGGTCTAACACATCGCTGATTAACCTGTTGGTCAATCTATTCATTGGTTTGTCTGTGGGGGCGAATATTCTGGCGGCCCGGTGTTACGGAGCTGATGACCAAGATGGAATGCGCCAGACCGTACATACCGCTATGCTGCTAAGCCTGGTCAGTGGTCTTGCATTGGCCGTGGTGGGCGTGGTTGGTGCGGGGACTATCCTGGGGTGGATGCAGTCTCCGGAAAAGGTCCGAGGGTTGGCCACCATTTACCTACGGATTTATTTTCTCGGGATGCCGGCCACCATGCTCTATAACTTCGGCGCGGCGCTGCTGAGAGCCATTGGAGACACCCGCCGGCCTCTGTACTATCTCTTCACAGCTGGTGTTGTGAATGTGGTGCTGAACCTGTTTTTCGTGATTGTTTGCAAACTGGATGTGGCGGGTGTAGCAATCGCCACGGTGATTTCTCAGGTTATCTCGGCGCTGCTGGTGGTGCGGTGCCTGATGCGGGAGCAGGGCGGCGTGCATCTGGAGCTACGACAGCTACATATCTGGTCGGCACGCCTGAAGCAGATTTTGCAGGTGGGGCTTCCGGCTGGCTTTCAGGGTGTGCTGTTCGCTCTATCTAATGTGGTGATTCAATCTTCGGTCAACTCCTTCCAGGAGACGGTGGTGGCAGGCAATGCGGCATCGGCGAACATTGAGAGCTTTGTATATGCTGCGATGAATGCCTTTTACCAGGCTAATATTTCGTTCAGCAGCCAAAACTATGGCGCAGGCCAGTACGACAGGCTGCGTCCGATCCTGTTACGGGCACAGGGGTGTGTGATTGTTACAGGGCTAGTGCTGGGGGGCCTCGCAACGCTCTTTGGCCACCAGCTTTTAGGCATCTATTCTGACAGCGCCGCTGTAATTGATGTGGGAATGGAACGGTTGGCCATTGTCTGCAGCACCTATGCCCTATGCGGGATGATGGATGTGATGGTGGGCTCCCTGCGGGGCCTGGGGTATTCCATTATGCCAATGATTGTATCGCTGCTGGGTGCGTGTGCGCTGCGGCTCATCTGGATTGCCACGATATTTCAGGTTCCCAGGTTTCACACACCTGCCATGATTTACTGGTCCTATCCGTTTTCCTGGGTTGTCACCCTTTTAGCACACATTTGCTGTTATATCTGGGCCATGCGGCGTCTGAGACGCCACTTGGAAGAAAACAAGAGGCTGTATACTCTGTGA